A region of Polyangiaceae bacterium DNA encodes the following proteins:
- a CDS encoding molybdopterin-dependent oxidoreductase: protein MSGKKLPTLRAQEAQNFTKAIERAAKFRMNRRNFFRGCAVGSAAAVSAQLVNKNGSLGVNAAEAAEYKDYSASGAWIPSGCNMCGGQCGIEVFVENGVAKKIEPLKTNPNNVANVNGAAPNDFFTQAQTGGDLGRLCCKGNSGLRSLYDPDRIKTPLRRVGPRGSGQYEPITWTEAISECAMRLKTIKAKYGASSLVWFSEDHSFTHTQSNFCDAFGSPNYSNHANLCDTSRKSAFKSVLGNDRPLSDMEGADTMLIFGWNFLSAIKWIHLAAIFSRGMSKKASDGGDKQFIYVDPVFNTTASKATQWVSPLPGTDGALALAIARHVIKSGKYDDAWVAKYTYGFEEFVKYLDGDGTYDSVVKDSAWAAGITGIATAEIDQIATTLENAYTAGRKILIDSWSGPGHHTNATQGGRAIACLPLLFGAVDANGTLRFPRRASPSNLKPTFPPKDKWRVDGRDDVTISGVKYTKKYLYSHGSGIYVETINRMLEQKDFLGNPYPIKAAVIVFQNLVMSTPNAQKVMDALEMMDFIVCVDTHLSETALMADIIIPGANYLERFDFNAVWGTFYAVGLRQPVVKSWVGGRPEAQFVIDLGKAMGLVGFGDQPGKNDNDENWLRTEWESFMATGNGGQPWANQMSWADLKKNAVWVETGPAGGSKTDSYKSAKTFDTSTMSVKKNTAGTASVSYTVLQGTSAVGIVVDPTKVVDQGGGSYSLPQGEPFQGGFATQTRFAQFWDPLLASAWTGAIKPGNVTVTGNANYHPLPYYVPPIDVPTSAYPLYFLSWKEVEHTHTRTFNNGWLLTLRGENRLIIHPIKATALGIGENDRVMVESPDGLVEARAHVAPMIHPECVGWVRGFGHWALGKNAIGRGSHDGWLLKGRAEVHSGQAVHKEAACRVYKIG from the coding sequence ATGTCAGGCAAGAAGCTTCCGACGCTCCGGGCACAAGAGGCTCAGAACTTCACCAAGGCGATCGAGCGCGCCGCCAAGTTCAGGATGAACCGGCGCAACTTCTTCCGAGGTTGCGCCGTGGGCTCAGCTGCCGCCGTATCGGCGCAGCTGGTGAACAAGAACGGAAGCCTCGGCGTGAACGCCGCCGAGGCCGCCGAGTACAAGGACTACTCGGCATCCGGCGCCTGGATCCCCAGCGGCTGCAACATGTGCGGCGGGCAGTGCGGGATCGAGGTCTTCGTCGAGAACGGCGTGGCGAAGAAGATCGAGCCGCTGAAGACCAATCCGAACAACGTCGCCAACGTGAACGGCGCGGCCCCGAACGACTTCTTCACGCAAGCCCAGACCGGCGGCGATCTGGGGAGGCTGTGCTGCAAGGGCAACTCGGGTCTGCGCTCCCTGTACGACCCGGACCGGATCAAGACACCGCTCCGGCGCGTGGGCCCCCGGGGCTCCGGTCAGTACGAGCCCATCACCTGGACCGAGGCCATCTCGGAGTGCGCGATGCGGCTCAAGACCATCAAGGCCAAGTATGGCGCTTCGTCGCTGGTCTGGTTCAGCGAGGACCACTCGTTCACCCACACCCAGTCGAACTTCTGCGACGCCTTCGGCTCGCCGAACTACTCGAATCACGCGAACCTGTGCGACACGTCGCGCAAGAGCGCGTTCAAGAGCGTGCTCGGCAACGATCGCCCGCTTTCCGACATGGAGGGCGCCGACACGATGCTGATCTTCGGCTGGAACTTCCTGTCCGCGATCAAGTGGATCCACCTAGCCGCCATCTTCTCGCGGGGCATGTCCAAGAAGGCCTCGGACGGCGGCGACAAGCAGTTCATCTACGTCGACCCCGTGTTCAACACCACGGCCTCCAAGGCGACGCAGTGGGTCTCGCCGCTGCCCGGAACCGACGGCGCCTTGGCGCTCGCCATCGCCCGCCATGTGATCAAGAGCGGCAAGTACGACGACGCCTGGGTCGCGAAGTACACCTACGGATTCGAGGAGTTCGTCAAGTACCTGGACGGCGACGGGACGTACGACAGCGTGGTCAAGGACTCGGCCTGGGCCGCCGGCATCACCGGCATCGCCACGGCGGAGATCGACCAAATCGCGACCACCCTCGAGAACGCCTACACCGCGGGACGCAAGATCCTCATCGACAGCTGGAGCGGCCCGGGCCACCACACCAACGCGACTCAGGGCGGTCGGGCCATCGCCTGCCTGCCACTCCTGTTCGGCGCCGTGGACGCCAACGGCACTCTGCGCTTCCCGCGCCGCGCCAGCCCGAGCAACCTGAAGCCGACCTTTCCGCCCAAGGACAAGTGGCGCGTGGACGGCCGCGACGACGTGACCATCTCGGGCGTCAAGTACACGAAGAAGTACCTCTACAGCCACGGCTCCGGGATCTACGTCGAGACGATCAACCGGATGCTCGAGCAGAAGGACTTCCTGGGAAATCCATACCCGATCAAGGCGGCGGTGATCGTGTTCCAGAACCTGGTCATGAGCACCCCGAACGCGCAGAAGGTGATGGACGCGCTCGAGATGATGGACTTCATCGTCTGCGTCGACACGCACCTGAGCGAGACGGCGCTGATGGCCGACATCATCATCCCGGGTGCGAACTACCTGGAGCGCTTCGACTTCAACGCCGTCTGGGGGACCTTCTACGCCGTGGGACTGCGGCAACCGGTGGTGAAGAGCTGGGTCGGAGGCCGGCCGGAGGCGCAGTTCGTCATCGACCTCGGCAAGGCCATGGGACTGGTGGGGTTCGGAGACCAACCGGGTAAGAACGACAACGACGAGAACTGGCTGAGGACCGAGTGGGAGAGCTTCATGGCGACCGGCAACGGCGGCCAGCCGTGGGCCAACCAGATGAGCTGGGCCGACCTGAAGAAGAACGCCGTCTGGGTGGAGACGGGCCCCGCCGGTGGCAGCAAGACCGACTCGTACAAGTCGGCCAAGACGTTCGACACCTCGACCATGAGCGTGAAGAAGAACACCGCCGGCACCGCGTCGGTCAGCTACACCGTGCTCCAGGGCACGAGTGCCGTCGGCATCGTGGTCGATCCGACCAAGGTGGTGGACCAAGGAGGCGGTAGCTACAGCCTGCCGCAGGGCGAGCCGTTCCAAGGCGGTTTCGCGACGCAGACGCGCTTCGCTCAGTTCTGGGATCCGCTGCTCGCGAGCGCGTGGACCGGAGCCATAAAGCCCGGCAACGTCACGGTCACCGGCAACGCCAACTACCACCCGCTGCCGTATTACGTCCCGCCCATCGACGTCCCGACCTCGGCGTACCCGCTCTACTTCCTGTCGTGGAAGGAGGTCGAGCACACCCACACCCGCACCTTCAACAACGGCTGGCTCTTGACCCTGCGCGGTGAGAACCGCCTGATCATCCACCCCATCAAGGCCACCGCGCTGGGGATCGGTGAGAACGACCGAGTGATGGTCGAGTCGCCGGACGGCCTGGTCGAAGCGCGCGCGCACGTCGCGCCGATGATCCATCCGGAGTGCGTGGGCTGGGTCCGCGGCTTCGGCCACTGGGCGCTCGGCAAGAACGCCATCGGCAGGGGTTCGCACGACGGCTGGCTCTTGAAGGGCCGAGCCGAGGTCCACTCGGGACAAGCGGTACACAAGGAAGCCGCGTGCCGGGTCTACAAGATCGGATGA
- a CDS encoding 4Fe-4S dicluster domain-containing protein: protein MPQYGFHLNIANCIGCRACEAACAQEYDLPPGLMRRRLLVHDSLVGGKPARRFVSMACNHCTTPGCLNACPVKRYAKDPNTGIVYIKPSKSEDPVNGVDCIGCRRCEAACPYGAPQFDAELGIMDKCTGCLHRINSTTLPQEKRIPACVLTCSSRALHWGVVATDLADGGKYGEAKTKLGSAPDIADPSYTDPNIRFSSKRW, encoded by the coding sequence ATGCCGCAGTACGGATTTCACCTGAACATCGCGAACTGCATCGGCTGCCGCGCGTGCGAGGCTGCCTGTGCACAGGAGTACGACCTTCCGCCCGGGCTGATGCGGCGGAGGCTCTTGGTCCACGACTCGCTGGTCGGCGGCAAGCCGGCCCGGCGCTTCGTGTCCATGGCCTGCAACCACTGCACGACCCCGGGATGCCTCAACGCCTGCCCGGTGAAGCGTTACGCCAAGGATCCGAACACGGGCATCGTTTACATCAAGCCGAGCAAGTCGGAGGACCCAGTCAACGGCGTCGATTGTATCGGCTGCCGGCGCTGCGAGGCAGCCTGCCCGTACGGCGCGCCCCAGTTCGACGCCGAGCTCGGCATCATGGACAAGTGCACGGGCTGCCTCCACCGCATCAACTCGACCACTCTGCCCCAGGAGAAGCGCATCCCGGCCTGCGTACTCACCTGTTCTTCCCGCGCGCTGCACTGGGGCGTGGTTGCGACGGATCTGGCGGACGGCGGCAAGTACGGCGAGGCCAAGACCAAGCTCGGCTCCGCGCCGGACATCGCCGACCCGAGCTACACCGACCCGAACATCCGCTTCTCGTCCAAGCGTTGGTGA